CCGGTTGAGCGTCAGCAACGAAAACTCCCCGATGTCCGCGCTTCCCTTCCTGCACACGGACAGGACACGCACATGCACATTATGTCAAAGCCGGTCACGGCGCTGGACCGGGCCCTCGGTCTCGGCATCACTTTCTTCGCCCTCGTTCTCGGGGGAAATATCGCCTCCCGTTTCGGGGTCTCCGTCTTTCAGGAACAGCTCCTGTTCCTCATCCTGGGCTGCGCCATCGGATCGTCCTACATATCGACACCGAAGCAGGTCTATCCGCGCTGGGTCGACTTCCTTCTGGCCGCTGCCGGACTCGGGATCTGCCTCTGGACCGCCTGGCGCTATCCGCTGATCTCCACCAATTTCTTCCGCTACGAACAGGAAATCTCCTGGATCGGCATGGGGCTGATCCCGCTCCTGCTCGAGGCGTTGAGACGCAAGGCGGGGTTCAGCCTCGTTGCGGTGGTGCTGGTCTTCCTCGTCTACGCGCTTCTGGCCGACAAGGTGCCGGGCGCTCTGGGCGGGCGGGCCAGCCCGCTGGACGAACTGCTGGGATATCTCACCATCGACTCAACCGCGATGATGAGCTCGCCGATCAAGATCGTGGCAACCATCGTGGTCATCTACATCCTGTTCGGAGCGGTCTTGCAGGCGACGGGCGGGGCGCATTGGTTCACCGACCTCGCCACAGCCCTCGTCGGTCGCCGTCGCGGCGGCGCGGCCAAGATGGCGATCGTCTCCTCCGCCCTGTTCGGCTCCATTTCCGGCAGTGCCGTGGCCAATGTCGCCTCCACCGGCGTCATCACCATTCCGCTGATGAAACGGGGCGGGTACAGCCCCCGCATGGCCGCCTCTCTGGAGGCGGTGGCTTCCACCGGCGGACAGCTCATGCCCCCGGTCATGGGGGCTGCGGCCTTCCTCATGGCGGAGCTGTTGCAGACCTCCTATGCGACCGTCGTGGTCGCCGCGATCATCCCTTCCTTCCTCTTCTTCCTTGCCGTGCTCGTGCAGGCCGATCTCGAGGCCGGGGTGAAACGCATTCCGCCCGTGCCCGAGGAGATGATCCCGCGGCTTGCCGATGTTCTCCGCGCGGGATGGTATTTTCCGTTGCCCTTCGCGGTGCTGATCTGGCTTCTGTTCAGCGAGAACAAATCCCCGACGGAGGCCGCGTTCTGGGCCATCGTGGCGGTCATCGCCTTCAACCTGGTCTTCGGGTACAAGGGACAGCGGGTCCGGGCGCGAGAGCTCTGGGAGGCCCTCCTGACCACCGGCCGGGGATCGGTGGAGATCGTGCTGATCGGGGCCATCGCCGGGATCGTGATCGGCGTCCTCCAGACGACGGGCCTCGGGTTCGGCCTGACTTACCTGCTCGTCAGCCTCGGACAGAACAGCCTCC
The nucleotide sequence above comes from Celeribacter indicus. Encoded proteins:
- a CDS encoding TRAP transporter permease, with the translated sequence MHIMSKPVTALDRALGLGITFFALVLGGNIASRFGVSVFQEQLLFLILGCAIGSSYISTPKQVYPRWVDFLLAAAGLGICLWTAWRYPLISTNFFRYEQEISWIGMGLIPLLLEALRRKAGFSLVAVVLVFLVYALLADKVPGALGGRASPLDELLGYLTIDSTAMMSSPIKIVATIVVIYILFGAVLQATGGAHWFTDLATALVGRRRGGAAKMAIVSSALFGSISGSAVANVASTGVITIPLMKRGGYSPRMAASLEAVASTGGQLMPPVMGAAAFLMAELLQTSYATVVVAAIIPSFLFFLAVLVQADLEAGVKRIPPVPEEMIPRLADVLRAGWYFPLPFAVLIWLLFSENKSPTEAAFWAIVAVIAFNLVFGYKGQRVRARELWEALLTTGRGSVEIVLIGAIAGIVIGVLQTTGLGFGLTYLLVSLGQNSLLLLLLATAVVCILLGMGMPTTGIYLLVATLAAPPLLQLDVMPIAAHFFIFYFGMMSMISPPVAVAAFAAASISGASAMQTALTSVRVGWPAFIVPFLFVFSPSLLMQGDWPGIVLAVASASAGIFLVSVAMVGFCRARLGVAERLWVAAAGLMLLIPADVGAFGLWIELAGLVLGAVWVWRRFGLPQKAPAH